The following is a genomic window from Pseudomonas lurida.
CAAATGCCAATCCCTGGCTTTTTCCACAACAGCCAACACTCGACACTGCGCTCCTGATTGAAACCCACCGGAGTTGCAGCCATGCCCATTGCCTTGCTCGCGCTGACCCTCAGCGCTTTCGCCATCGGGACGACCGAGTTCGTCATCGTTGGCTTGCTACCCACCATCGGCGCCGACCTTGGGGTCGACTTGCCGTCCGCCGGCCTGTTGGTCAGCCTCTACGCCCTGGGCGTTGCCATCGGCGCACCGGTGCTCACGGCCCTCACCGGCAAAGTCCCGCGCAAATTCCTGCTGCTGTCGCTGATGGTGCTGTTCACCCTCGGTAACTTGCTGGCCTGGAAGGCACCGAGCTATGAATCCCTGGTACTGGCGCGGATCGTCACCGGCCTGGCCCACGGGGTGTTTTTCTCGATTGGCTCGACCATCGCCACCAGCCTGGTGCCCAAGGAAAAAGCCGCCAGTGCGATTGCAATCATGTTCACCGGCCTCACTGTCGCGTTGGTGACCGGCGTGCCACTGGGTACGTTTATCGGCCAGCATTTCGGCTGGCGTGAAACCTTCCTCGCCGTTTCGGCGCTGGGTGTGATCGCGTTTATCGGCAGCCTGATCTACGTGCCGAAAAACATTGCGCACAGCAAACCTGCGTCCCTGCTGCAACAACTGCAAGTGCTCAAGCAACCGCGCTTGCTGCTGGTGTACGCCATGACGGCCATCGGCTACGGCGGCTCGTTTATCGCGTTCACCTTCCTGGCGCCGATCCTTCAGGACATCGCAGGCTTCAGCGCCAGCACCGTGAGCCTGGTGCTGCTGGTGTACGGCGTCTCGGTCGCCGCCGGGAACATCTGGGGCGGCAAGCTGGCGGATAAACGCGGCCCGATCAGTGCGCTGAAAATCATCTTTGCCCTGCTCGCCGCCGTGTTGTTCGTGCTGACCTTCACCGCTGGCAACCCGTGGCTGGCCCTGGCCACCGTGCTGGTGTGGGGTGCGGTCGCCTTCGGCAACGTACCGGGCCTGCAGGTGTATGTGGTGCGTCAGGCCGAACATCACACGCCGCAAGCGGTGGATGTGGCCTCGGGGCTGAATATCGCCGCATTCAACCTGGGGATTGCCGGTGGCGCCTGGGGCGGCGGTTTGATCGTGGCACACCTGGGGTTGATCCACACGGCCTGGATCGGTGGCTTGGTGGTGCTGGTGGCGTTGGCTCTGACCGCCTGGAGTGGCCGCCTTGATCGCTTGGGGCCGGTGTATGCCGAGTCGTCGAACCGGAGCGTGGCCGGACACTGACTCGATCACACCATCGAACCCGTGTGGGAGCGGGCTTGCCCGCGAATGCGGTGTGTCAGTCAATCATTCAACGACTGACACGTCGTAATCGCGGGCAAGCTCGCGCCTACATTTGGTTT
Proteins encoded in this region:
- a CDS encoding MFS transporter; protein product: MPIALLALTLSAFAIGTTEFVIVGLLPTIGADLGVDLPSAGLLVSLYALGVAIGAPVLTALTGKVPRKFLLLSLMVLFTLGNLLAWKAPSYESLVLARIVTGLAHGVFFSIGSTIATSLVPKEKAASAIAIMFTGLTVALVTGVPLGTFIGQHFGWRETFLAVSALGVIAFIGSLIYVPKNIAHSKPASLLQQLQVLKQPRLLLVYAMTAIGYGGSFIAFTFLAPILQDIAGFSASTVSLVLLVYGVSVAAGNIWGGKLADKRGPISALKIIFALLAAVLFVLTFTAGNPWLALATVLVWGAVAFGNVPGLQVYVVRQAEHHTPQAVDVASGLNIAAFNLGIAGGAWGGGLIVAHLGLIHTAWIGGLVVLVALALTAWSGRLDRLGPVYAESSNRSVAGH